AGAATGCGTACTGTTCCTGTAAATTTATCTGCTTTCATTTTAAACAGAACAAAGAGTATCAGTTCGTCAGACTTGATTTTTTCATTGAATGCTCCCACCGCAACAATCTTTCCGAGTTCAATCCCCTCAGCTTCCTGTGCGATACGCTCAATATCATGTGAATAGTAGTTTTGGCCCTTTACAAAGATTACATCTTTAGCACGTCCTGTTATAACAAGTCTTCCATCCCTCATAAAACCCAAATCACCTGTATTAAGCCAGCCGTTATTGGTTATTGCTTTGCGGGTTGCTTCCTCGTTGTTATAGTAGCCGGATGTAACATTGGCACCCGATATGCATATGTAGCCAATTTTGTTTTCGCCTATGTCATTGTTGTCACTGTCGCATATTCGGACATAGCAATCATATATTGGATATCCTTCATCCGCAAAGCTGCAGCCTCTGGCGTCACCCTTGCCTACTTCTCTTACAATGTCACCTACATTCAGGTAATTACGGTCAAGGCTTATAAACCTCATTTCATCACCAAGGCGTGGAAATGTTACTGCAATAGTTCCCTCTGCCAGACCGTAAACGGTATACATTGAGTTTCTTTTTAAGCCATAAGGAGACAGCTTTTCCAGGAATTCATCACACAATTCATAAGATATGGGTTCTGCACCATTGTATATAAGCCTGACCTTTGACAAATCCCAGTCCTTTTTTACTTCCGGCTTAAAAAAGGTCAGAAAATGTTTGTAGCCGAAATTAGGTGAATACAATAGTGTAACCTTGTGTTCACTGGCTTTTTGTATCCATAGCGAAGGATGTCTGATAAAGAGCTGTGTCTCGATATTGTATTGGTTTATACATGCAATTACATCCTTTATGTGTGTACCTATGAGGCCCATATCATGGGTCAGGGGCATCCAGTTTAGACCTGAATCCTCTGAATTTATATTTACCCAGCGTATTACGGAGCCTATATCATAGAGGACATTCCTGTGGGTGATTATTACGCCCTTGGGGTCGCCTGTAGAGCCTGATGAAAACTGAATAAATGCAATATCATTTTCCTCGGCTTCTGCAATCTCACCTAAAAATTCAGTTTGCCCTAAATTCTCCATGCTTAAGGTTTTTGTTTGCATTAAGTCAACTTGTTCAGATAAGCCGTTTTTGTCCCCAAAGCTTTTGAGTCTTGCAAAAAAATCATCGGAAGCCAGCATTTTGGGATTTTTGAGTATATCCCATATCTTAAACAGCTTTAGTTTGTGTTCGTCATTTGTCCCCGTTGTAACCGGAACCGGAATCATCCCTCCAAGTATGCATGCCCAGAAGGCAAACATGAATTGTCTGTTGTTATCTATCTGAAATATAACTTCGTCGCCTTTTTGAAAGCCTGATGCCTGCAAATTGTATAAAAGTTTCATTGCTCCATGATATAACTCACTATAGGATACAAAATGTTCTTCGGTTTCACTTAGTATAAATGTGATACCCTTGGCTTTTTCGTCCTGCCTTGAAACAATTAAATCTACCAATGTTTTAAAAGCATACATTCTTTTCACCGCCTCTTAAACTAATATTATTGAAATACGGAAATCTTCTCAAAAGTAGGTTTATCAGTCACTTTCAACGTATTTCTGGGGGAAAAATATACTTCCAGCGAAAGAGTATCCGGTTGAAAAACAGTCATACTCAATGTGGCTTTAGTATATAAATACCTTGTATCCAATAAAGCTCTTGGTGAGCCTTTGGTATAAGTCATGATTTTTTTGATATCCTCCGGGGTATACTTTGATTGTGCTCCGGTCAGTTGCTCTTTTATGTATTTCCATCTTCTTGTGTTAAATTTATTTCGGGTATGATTGTCTGTGCTGCCCTCCAGAATAAATGAATTTACAGAAGCGACTGCATCCTTTATTCCCCATTCAACACCTTTATTAAGTCTTGATTCATCAGTTCTGACGGCACGCCTAACCCGTCCTGCTCCGGTACCTCTCCCGCTGAAATTGTTTTCCAGAACTTTACTCTCATTTGGGTCAGAAAATACAATCAGGTGATTTACCGAATACTGTTTATTTTCGTCCTTCATAAAATCGATAGTGGTTTCCATTTTGTCGGTGTTTTCCAAGGCATATCTTAAATCCAGAGGATAAGACCTTTTCCCCGCCGACGAATATGCCGCTCCTGATGTTGATTCCTGAACCGCAGCAAATATCTTTCTGTCATTAAGCCCGGTTATTATACCCATAAAGCCCATATATCCAATGGAGCATATGCTGCCTTTTGCATTTTTCATTGTAATAACCGCCTGAATTCTGGGTAGTTGATTCTTGTTTCCGCCATACCAATCAAGAATTCTTCCGGTAATTGTTTTTCCCGTTACACTCTTTGAACCAAATACTGATACAAAACTGCACTGTGTAGATCTGATGACGTCTAGGAATAAATTGAACAGAATAAACTCGTCCTTTGATATTTTGTTGTCTCCCCTGATATTTTTGTCACCGCCGGAAAACACTTCCGACATGCCTTCAATTTCATCTCTGTATTCTTTATCAATCTGTGCTTTTACATCATCAACTCTCCAAAAAGCTTCATGATACTCACTTTTGAAAAGGTTTTCAGCTATGTATGAATCCACCAGAGCTTCATAATCAGGTACAACAGAAAGTATTCCTCTGGCAAATTCTTTTCCTATCTCTTTGTGGCTTAATCCTTTTGTAAAATCAAGTGATACATCGAAATAGTTTCCTTTATCCGTTATAGTTACACCGTTTCCTTTATAATCCCGAGAACCTTTTACAACAGATAATTCCTGTGTGCATGCAGTCTGAAAAACCAGTAATATAAATAATAACCCTGCTAGTAATCTTTTCATTCCGACTCCCCCATTACACGTTTACCGATCTAATACTGCTGACTATCTTCCCCATGTCCATTTTGATTATCCTATCAGCCTCATCAAAATATTTATCATCATGAGTTATTGCTATTACGGCTTTTCCTCTTGCTTTAAGTTCCGGAAGGAGGGTTTTGTAGAAGAACTTTCTGAATTCAGGGTCCTGATCAGATGCCCATTCATCAAAAAGATATGCCGGTCGATCCTCCAGGTAGCTAACCAAAAGGGCAAGTCTTTTTCTTTGTCCTGAAGATAGCTTGAGTGTACTGAATTCCCCGTCCTTTATTTCAACCTTGCTGTCTATTCCAAGAATATTAAGATATCTTTCTATGTCATTAAGCTTGTCCTTGTATTCAATTCCGTACAGCTTTTCGAAAAGATGATAGTCACTGTAAACTGTTGAAAAATATGCTCCCAGTTCCCTTGAATTCACTCTTTGACCGTTAACCAGCACCTGTCCTTCGTCCGGCAGATACAGTCCGGTTATGAGCTTTGCAAGAGTGGACTTTCCGCTACCGTTGCCCCCCATAATAAAAACAATTTCTCCGAATTTAAAGGTATAATCAATAGGGCCCACTTCAAATGATTCCCCGTTTTCATTTTTATAGGCAAACTTGACACCACTGAATTCAATTGTGAGGTTTTCTTCGGTGTTTTCAATATCGGAATCCCTGTAATCCTCATCTGCTGAAATGCTGTTGGCAAAGCTGCTTATTCTCTTCCAGCTTACTACCACTCTCATACATGTGGGAACAATAGCAAAGAGTGCTTCATTTATTATTCCTCCCATATACAAGAGTACGAGTACAAAGTTTTGTAAGGTTGAAATTTGTATGTCAAACAGTATTGGAAACGTAAATACAATAGCACCGATTACCCCTGTATACAGAATTTCTCCCAGTATGGTAACATTTGTGAATTTAAAATCCCCTGCTATTCGAGAGTCACGGTAAGCCTCACAGCTGTCTGTTATGTCACGTCTGAACCCCATTCTTTTTCTTGTATTGATATAAAGCTCCTTAAAGCCTTCTACAAGGTCTTTTATGTTTTTAAAGAATGTGGTCTGATAGTTTCTGTTCTGTTCAAAGAATTTTTGAGCACCCGATACAGCCAGCTGGAATATGCCTATTGTAACAATAAGTACAATCAGAAAGAACAAAGTTCCTCTTTTATCGAGAATTGCCAGATATATGAAGCAGGTTATCAGTGTAATAACTCCTGTTATACCTGCCACCAGATGCCCTACGAAATTTCCTATTGTTTCAGTATCATTATTTAATGCTGCATAAATGTTGCCGTCTTCAAGAGATGAGAATTTTATATAAGGAGCTTTTAATATTTTGTCTATTATCTGGATACGCTTTTCGTATATGATATTATTGGTAACAGATATGAGTTTTTTCCGTACAATCATTGCTGCTATTGTAAAAAGTAGTATTCCACATATAAAAAATATGTATAGTCTGCTTTCTATAAGCGTCCATTTTTCTACGTCTCCGGCAAGGATTCCAAGTGCCCTGTTTATTATAAAAACAACTATTGAATTTCCAATACCGCTGATTATGCTTAGAGATATTACCATAAAATAAGGTTTGTCATTTGGTTTATAAAAAAATGAGGTTAATACAAAATATATGTACAATATAGAAATTACAAAGCTTAAACAAATTATAACTTTTCCAACGTTATCAGGCCCTACTTTCTCCAGACTGTTCCAGGATGACCCGAAAAAAAGAATTTGCGGTACATTGTAAAGGCAATAACCCACACATCCCATAAATACAAGAGACATTACAAAATTAAATAGTCCTTTAATTCCCCCGCCCTTAAAATACCTTTCTCTACATATAATTTCTTTTGTTGAAATAACAATATAGAATATCGTTATTAAGGACACAACGGCTGAAATACATAATATTGCCCAAAACATGCCGTCACTTATCATTAAACTCCTACACCCCCCTGATGTAATAACACTCTCATATAACCGTTAAAAGTGTTATTCATATCCTTTATTATTTATGTTCCTCCGGTATGATTGGAATGGGTGCGGTGTTAATTACAGGGAGTTTAATGAACTTGGCGGAACACTATATAAATACATATATGATTATATAAGAAGGGGGTTAGCTTTTTATGGAATTATTAATGAATGTTTTATGAAAGTTTTATGAAAGATTATTGAATTATGGTTTTTAATTCCATATCAACCTGTTTATTGCAAACAGGGTATTCATCAGGTGTGAAAATCTTCAGGCTTTCCTTGTATTCCTCAATTGCACGTGGGATTAATTCCGGGTCATTTGCTGATTCTGACAGCGACTTGTAAATATCACCCAAATATTTGTGTATTTGAGCATACTCCAGTGGAAAGCTCTCCACGGTCATTACAGTCAACGCATTTTCATAGGCGTTTTCAGCCATTAATCCATTGTTTTCCTTATCAGTGATTAATGAGAGGGATCTGCATACATTTCCCAGGTTATATTGCAGTAAAGCCCACATTTCTTCATTTTCTCCGCTGTCTGCTTGTTTAAGAAGTGTTAGATATTTATTCTGTGCTTTGATAAAACTTTCAACAGCCATTTGTTTTTTCCCAAGAGAATAATAAACCATACCCGTATTGTAGTCGGTTAAAGCACTCTCTATATAGGTATCGTCCAAATAGCCGGAATTTTGTATCTCAGCATAGATATCTGAAGCAGCTGTCAAATCAGCTTTTTTTCCCGATGCCTCCCATGAATTGAAATATGCATTCGCAAGATTGTTCAAGGTAATAAAATAATTTTTGCTCCGTTTATTTGATGAATAAATTCTAAGTGCATTAGTATAGGCCGATATGGCATTCCGGCTGTTATTTTGTGCATCCCGAAATCCGGCAAGAATATTATAAGCGTTCCCCATATTATTTGTAACATGGGAATAGATTTCGGGATTTTCCTTTTCTGATATGTTTTCTAAAATGTTTTTATATTTTTCAATGGCCTCTTCCGGCTTTTTTGCACATAAAAGTATGTCAGCATCATCTATCTGGTCATATACAGTTTCTATTCCGTAAGGCTCAAATATATTCACAATTATACCGTCTCCGGCAATAATAATATTTCCCTGACCGCTGATATTTATATTCCCGGTATCTCGGTTTGAAAGTACTATCAGGTTATCCTTCCTGTCCCACCTGACTTTTGTTCCGAATTCCTGAGCTATAAACCTACTGCTTACATATGATATACCTTTTATAACAACAGGAGGATTGTTTTGTAAAACAGAAGTTCCATTAAGTGTGGCAATATTACTGCCTATTTTTATTACAAGTGTACTTTCTCCTTTAAGTGCCTGCACCGTCTTGTTCTTTGAATCCCAGGTTATTTTCCATCCAAGCGCTTCTAGTACAGGCTTTATTGGTATAAAAGGCTCTTTTTTTATTATTATCGGCTTTGCTTCAAAATCAAAAGAGGGAGTTTGTACTGTGTTTGTATTTTCAGCATATGCTTTGACAGCGCTTGTCCCCGTAACAATAAGAAATGTAATTATTATTAACAACAACTTTCCCCTCACAGTAACACTCCCTTTTTTATATCCACTACTATTTGGCTAAATCTTTATTTATCTGCATTATGTAAACTTTTATTTGTTCCAAGACAGCATCATTTTTAATATGATTTATAGCTGCATTAAAATATTTTAGTGCCTTTTTTAGATTTTCTTGCTTGTCTTTTACATCCGATATGTCTAAAAAGCAAATACCAAGTTGTTTTTGGATTTTGGCATACATTGCAGGATTATCTTTTTCCTGTATCATGGTTTCAGCCTTCTGATAAGCTTCTATTGCTCTTGTCAGGTTTTCTTCCTTATCCTTGAACATTGATAAAACGTAATACATAAATCCCATTTCAGTATTAATTCCCGGATCACTAACAAGTCCATTTTCGTCGGTGCAGTAACTCTGCAATTCCTGATAAATTTCTTGTGAATTATTTAATATATCTTCTGAGCCCTTTAGTTGTGCTAACTTAACATATAATGCAGCCTGATTAGCTCTGACTTCTACGTATTCGCCGGAGTTTTCTTCCGGAGTATACACTTTTAATGCTTCCTGACATGCCTCAAGACCCTTGTTAATTATATCTTCTGAGGGGCTTGCCTCGGCAATTGCAGTACATACATATCCTATGCAATATTGGGAAAAGGCATAGTCCAACGGGTATTTATCCAATGTGTAGACCTTCAAAGATTCCTCGTAACTGTCCCGGGTTTTTGCCAGATTTTCTACCGTGTCCTTGATCTCAGACATTGCCCAATATGCTGACCCCATATTTATTACCGTATCTGCATACCGTATTGGGTACTTGTCAAATGTATATACCTTTAATGCTTCCATAGAGGCTTGTATGGATTTATTTATAATTTCTTCGTCGTCAAGTACATCTCCCAAATTCATATAAGTATATGCGAGATTGCATTGTATTAAAGCGTAACTCATAGGTTGCTTTTCCAATGTATTCACCTTCAGAGCCTCATCGTATGCGTCTATAGATTTATATAGATTATCCATCTGAAAGGCTAATGAGTACAAAGATCTATAAGCGTTTCCTAAGCTGTTCTTTATGTCTGCGTAATACATTGGATACTTCTCAAATGTAATTACATTTAATGCCTCGTTATACATTTCAACAGCTTTTAAGGTATTTCCCTCCTTGTCATCTACTTCGCCAAGGCTTTTGTAGCATGTTCCCAAATAATAAGTATTTAATGAGTAATCCAACGGATACTTGTTGGAAGTATATACTTTCAAAGCTTCCTTGTATGCACTTATAGCCTTCATGAGATTTGCCCTTTTTGAGCTAAGAATTGAGAGTTTGTAATAGACTGTTCCAAGCCTGTTCTGTGCATCTGCATAATTTAAAGGATATCTCCCTATTGTGAGAACCTTCAGGCTCTCATTGCAGGCCAACGCTGCCTTGGTAAGATTTTCCCCGGAATCTCTTACCTCTGAAAGCTTAACATAAGCAAAGCTAAGGCACATATTGGTTACGGCATAGTTAACAGCG
This region of Clostridium sp. BNL1100 genomic DNA includes:
- a CDS encoding C45 family peptidase, yielding MKRLLAGLLFILLVFQTACTQELSVVKGSRDYKGNGVTITDKGNYFDVSLDFTKGLSHKEIGKEFARGILSVVPDYEALVDSYIAENLFKSEYHEAFWRVDDVKAQIDKEYRDEIEGMSEVFSGGDKNIRGDNKISKDEFILFNLFLDVIRSTQCSFVSVFGSKSVTGKTITGRILDWYGGNKNQLPRIQAVITMKNAKGSICSIGYMGFMGIITGLNDRKIFAAVQESTSGAAYSSAGKRSYPLDLRYALENTDKMETTIDFMKDENKQYSVNHLIVFSDPNESKVLENNFSGRGTGAGRVRRAVRTDESRLNKGVEWGIKDAVASVNSFILEGSTDNHTRNKFNTRRWKYIKEQLTGAQSKYTPEDIKKIMTYTKGSPRALLDTRYLYTKATLSMTVFQPDTLSLEVYFSPRNTLKVTDKPTFEKISVFQ
- a CDS encoding cyclic peptide export ABC transporter, translating into MISDGMFWAILCISAVVSLITIFYIVISTKEIICRERYFKGGGIKGLFNFVMSLVFMGCVGYCLYNVPQILFFGSSWNSLEKVGPDNVGKVIICLSFVISILYIYFVLTSFFYKPNDKPYFMVISLSIISGIGNSIVVFIINRALGILAGDVEKWTLIESRLYIFFICGILLFTIAAMIVRKKLISVTNNIIYEKRIQIIDKILKAPYIKFSSLEDGNIYAALNNDTETIGNFVGHLVAGITGVITLITCFIYLAILDKRGTLFFLIVLIVTIGIFQLAVSGAQKFFEQNRNYQTTFFKNIKDLVEGFKELYINTRKRMGFRRDITDSCEAYRDSRIAGDFKFTNVTILGEILYTGVIGAIVFTFPILFDIQISTLQNFVLVLLYMGGIINEALFAIVPTCMRVVVSWKRISSFANSISADEDYRDSDIENTEENLTIEFSGVKFAYKNENGESFEVGPIDYTFKFGEIVFIMGGNGSGKSTLAKLITGLYLPDEGQVLVNGQRVNSRELGAYFSTVYSDYHLFEKLYGIEYKDKLNDIERYLNILGIDSKVEIKDGEFSTLKLSSGQRKRLALLVSYLEDRPAYLFDEWASDQDPEFRKFFYKTLLPELKARGKAVIAITHDDKYFDEADRIIKMDMGKIVSSIRSVNV
- a CDS encoding copper amine oxidase N-terminal domain-containing protein; translated protein: MRGKLLLIIITFLIVTGTSAVKAYAENTNTVQTPSFDFEAKPIIIKKEPFIPIKPVLEALGWKITWDSKNKTVQALKGESTLVIKIGSNIATLNGTSVLQNNPPVVIKGISYVSSRFIAQEFGTKVRWDRKDNLIVLSNRDTGNINISGQGNIIIAGDGIIVNIFEPYGIETVYDQIDDADILLCAKKPEEAIEKYKNILENISEKENPEIYSHVTNNMGNAYNILAGFRDAQNNSRNAISAYTNALRIYSSNKRSKNYFITLNNLANAYFNSWEASGKKADLTAASDIYAEIQNSGYLDDTYIESALTDYNTGMVYYSLGKKQMAVESFIKAQNKYLTLLKQADSGENEEMWALLQYNLGNVCRSLSLITDKENNGLMAENAYENALTVMTVESFPLEYAQIHKYLGDIYKSLSESANDPELIPRAIEEYKESLKIFTPDEYPVCNKQVDMELKTIIQ
- a CDS encoding stalk domain-containing protein yields the protein MKKFLGILAFALIIIAQITSVGANSDKIKIRIDNEPIEFAMPLQLVNNQLFVPFRETMTLFGYDVSWDKNTKTATAIKNRKLLSSKVGSKEIIADGEKITFSSDSYLYQQRLYVPVQIIERGLNKIVKWKSDENTLYISGSKNNININVENSNECVIAVGNNILVNITNKYGVNEINDKINDADKLLENNNYTAAIGMYETVLENISSSQNPEEYGRTKVNIGNAYNRLAVIINEEDNAKKAVMAYEAALKVSTPEINTVVYAAARNGLAYSYVILAQVRDTEKNISKALDFYAQALKVYSRDAYPQEYARIQNNLGSAYLVLAGVKDRQKNLETSMEYCNEALKFFTPEKNIQTNIKLHNTLGLIYTSLGMLSEPEKNISKAFEEFNEVLKACSIDTYPNEYGYVQNNIGQCYGKLADIRDREENGLKAIKAYNEALKVITPEKNAVNYAVTNMCLSFAYVKLSEVRDSGENLTKAALACNESLKVLTIGRYPLNYADAQNRLGTVYYKLSILSSKRANLMKAISAYKEALKVYTSNKYPLDYSLNTYYLGTCYKSLGEVDDKEGNTLKAVEMYNEALNVITFEKYPMYYADIKNSLGNAYRSLYSLAFQMDNLYKSIDAYDEALKVNTLEKQPMSYALIQCNLAYTYMNLGDVLDDEEIINKSIQASMEALKVYTFDKYPIRYADTVINMGSAYWAMSEIKDTVENLAKTRDSYEESLKVYTLDKYPLDYAFSQYCIGYVCTAIAEASPSEDIINKGLEACQEALKVYTPEENSGEYVEVRANQAALYVKLAQLKGSEDILNNSQEIYQELQSYCTDENGLVSDPGINTEMGFMYYVLSMFKDKEENLTRAIEAYQKAETMIQEKDNPAMYAKIQKQLGICFLDISDVKDKQENLKKALKYFNAAINHIKNDAVLEQIKVYIMQINKDLAK